Proteins from a genomic interval of Drosophila melanogaster chromosome 2R:
- the CG13560 gene encoding uncharacterized protein, isoform A has product MRFQFVLAFGLIAILATAYAGGDTTGTGSTGTDTTGTGSTGTGSTGTGSTGSTGTGSTGTGSTGSTGTGSTGTGSTGSTGTGSTGSTATGSTGSTGSTTSGSPSTSTGSSSTNPSPSTTSPSTSPTTSTSPSDSSSSGSSSSSSSSKRNRKERRRRYRRRQRRQERRRERRERQRQQRRRG; this is encoded by the coding sequence ATGCGATTCCAATTCGTCCTGGCCTTTGGTCTTATTGCCATCTTGGCGACCGCTTATGCTGGTGGCGATACCACAGGCACCGGCAGCACGGGCACCGATACTACGGGGACCGGGAGCACGGGCACCGGGAGCACGGGCACCGGTAGCACCGGGAGCACGGGCACCGGTAGCACGGGCACTGGCAGCACCGGGAGCACGGGCACCGGTAGCACGGGCACTGGCAGCACCGGAAGCACGGGTACAGGCAGCACCGGAAGTACGGCCACTGGCAGCACCGGAAGTACGGGATCAACCACCTCTGGCAGCCCCAGCACCTCAACTGGCTCATCCTCGACTAATCCGTCTCCTTCCACAACCTCGCCCTCCACATCGCCCACCACGTCCACCTCCCCGAGCGACTCCTCATCCTCCGGCTCCAGCAGTAGCTCTTCGTCATCCAAGCGGAACCGCAAGGAGAGGCGTCGTCGCTACCGACGTCGTCAGAGACGCCAGGAGAGACGCCGTGAGAGGAGGGAGCGCCAGCGCCAGCAGCGCCGTCGGGGCTGA
- the CG11300 gene encoding uncharacterized protein: MRCQFVIAFGLLALIATAYADSPPAAGSPPASSPPAGTPTSPPPATGTPPSPSPATGTPPSASPAAGTPTSPTPATGTPSSPATPDAPASSTSPATPTSPSDSGSSSSQEVIRLRRRLRRLRRQLRRERRQANQSNQNGGGGQGRVVRRVHRHRRLL; the protein is encoded by the coding sequence ATGCGTTGCCAATTCGTTATCGCCTTTGGGCTTTTGGCCCTAATAGCAACTGCCTACGCCGATTCTCCACCTGCGGCAGGATCCCCACCCGCGTCATCTCCACCGGCTGGAACCCCAACCTCGCCACCTCCAGCGACTGGAACACCGCCCTCACCATCCCCAGCGACTGGAACACCACCTTCAGCATCCCCAGCTGCTGGTACACCGACCTCGCCAACTCCAGCGACTGGAACACCGTCCTCGCCAGCTACTCCTGATGCGCCCGCTTCCTCGACATCACCAGCTACGCCCACATCGCCCAGTGACAGTGGATCCAGCAGCAGCCAGGAAGTGATTAGGCTCAGGCGTCGGCTGCGCCGGCTGAGGCGTCAGCTCCGCCGCGAGAGGCGTCAGGCCAACCAGAGTAATCAGAATGGAGGTGGTGGTCAGGGGCGAGTGGTTCGCCGTGTACACCGTCACCGTCGTCTATTGTAA
- the CG34105 gene encoding uncharacterized protein, giving the protein MRPEFVLAFGLVVLVATVYGGTDSSSSDSSSSTSPTSNSSTPSTSSSSSTPSSSSSTSTPSSNSTTSTSSSTPSSSSSTSPTSSTSSTTATTTAPSTSSDTSSSSTSSDSEEVDRLRRRLRRLRRLRRQERRQEIRRERQQERRQQSRAGRRRQRRG; this is encoded by the coding sequence ATGAGACCCGAATTCGTCCTGGCCTTTGGTTTGGTTGTCCTCGTGGCGACCGTTTATGGTGGCACCGACTCATCCTCGAGCGACTCGTCCTCTTCCACATCACCCACTTCCAATTCATCGACTCCATCGACTTCCAGCTCAAGTTCGACACCCAGCTCTTCGTCCTCCACCTCAACTCCGTCCAGCAATAGCACTACGTCTACTTCGTCCTCCACTCCTAGCAGCTCTTCTTCCACTTCGCCCACTTCCTCCACCTCATCGACGACTGCCACAACCACGGCCCCCTCCACGTCCAGCGAcacgtcctcctcctccacgaGCTCCGACAGCGAGGAGGTGGACAGGCTGAGGCGCAGGCTTCGCAGGCTCCGGCGGCTGAGGCGTCAGGAGAGGCGCCAGGAGATTCGCCGGGAGAGGCAGCAGGAAAGGCGCCAGCAGAGTCGTGCTGGAAGAAGGCGCCAACGTAGGGGATAA
- the CG5532 gene encoding uncharacterized protein, isoform B yields MPVDWFGYVYAATVAAGGIMGYAKAGSIPSLGAGLAFGALLGYGAHLNSQDTPRPLLQLGTSLFLAGLMGARWNRSGKLMPAGMVCMLSVAALVKNLATYNRYLMPAGTKAP; encoded by the exons atgCCGGTGGATTGGTTCGGATATGTGTACGCAGCCACGGTCGCCGCCGGAGGAATCATGGGATACGCCAAGGCGG GTTCCATTCCCTCGCTGGGTGCTGGTCTGGCCTTCGGAGCCCTGCTCGGCTATGGCGCCCACCTCAACTCCCAGGACACGCCTCGTCCCCTGCTCCAGTTGGGCACCTCCCTGTTCCTGGCCGGGCTGATGGGCGCCCGCTGGAACCGATCCGGAAAACTGATGCCCGCCGGAATGGTGTGCATGCTATCCGTGGCCGCCTTGGTCAAGAACCTGGCCACCTATAATCGCTACCTAATGCCCGCCGGCACAAAGGCCCCTTAG